The Raphanus sativus cultivar WK10039 chromosome 2, ASM80110v3, whole genome shotgun sequence genome includes a region encoding these proteins:
- the LOC108825111 gene encoding LOW QUALITY PROTEIN: short-chain dehydrogenase TIC 32, chloroplastic (The sequence of the model RefSeq protein was modified relative to this genomic sequence to represent the inferred CDS: deleted 2 bases in 1 codon), with product MWFFGSKGASGFSARSTAEEVTHGVDGTGLTAIVTGASSGIGVETARVLALRGVHVVMAVRNTGSGAKVKEDIVNRVPGAKLDVMELDLSSMDSVRKFASDYKSSGRPLNLLINNAGIMACPFMLSKDNIELQFATNHLGHFLLTKLLLDTMKNTSRESKREGRIVNLSSEAHRFSYPQGVRFDKINDQSSYSSMRAYGQSKLCNVLHANELAKQLKEDGVNITANSLHPGAIMTNLGRYFNSYLAGAVGAVAKYVLKTVPQGAATTCYVALNPQVTGVTGEYFLDSNIAKPLSLAKDSELAKKVWEFSTKLTEAQSGESSS from the exons ATGTGGTTTTTCGGATCGAAAGGAGCATCTGGATTCTCGGCTCGTTCCACAGCAGAAGAAGTCACACATGGTGTCGACGGAACTGGCCTCACTGCCATTGTCACAG GAGCATCGAGTGGTATAGGAGTGGAGACAGCGCGTGTTCTTGCACTGCGTGGTGTGCACGTTGTCATGGCGGTGAGGAACACTGGCTCTGGTGCTAAAGTCAAAGAAGATATCGTCAACCGTGTCCCTGGAGCTAAACTAGATGTCATGGAGTTAGATCTCAGCTCTATGGACTCTGTCAGGAAGTTTGCTTCTGATTACAAATCATCTGGTCGTCCTCTCAACCTCTTGAT CAACAACGCTGGGATAATGGCATGTCCTTTTATGCTCTCTAAGGACAACATCGAGCTGCAATTCGCGACCAACCATTTAG GTCATTTTCTGTTGACAAAGCTTCTGCTTGATACAATGAAGAAC ACATCACGCGAGAGCAAGAGGGAAGGCAGGATTGTGAATCTATCATCAGAAGCTCATCGGTTCTCGTATCCACAAGGAGTCCGCTTTGATAAGATCAACGACCAGTCAAG TTACAGTAGTATGCGAGCTTATGGACAATCTAAACTCTGCAACGTTTTGCACGCAAACGAGCTTGCAAAGCAACTGAAG GAAGATGGAGTCAATATAACAGCAAACTCACTTCATCCAGGAGCCATTATGACAAATCTTGGGCGCTACTTCAACAGCTATTTGGCTG GAGCTGTTGGTGCAGTGGCTAAATATGTTCTCAAGACTGTTCCTCAG GGGGCGGCGACGACTTGCTACGTGGCATTGAATCCTCAGGTTACAGGAGTTACAGGGGAATACTTCTTGGATAGCAACATTGCTAAACCGTTATCACTTGCCAAAGATTCAGAGTTGGCCAAGAAGGTTTGGGAGTTCAGCACTAAGCTTACCGAGGCCCAGTCAGGAGAAAGTAGTTCTTGA